In the Helicobacteraceae bacterium genome, one interval contains:
- the fliS gene encoding flagellar export chaperone FliS gives MNNGYTAYSQNAATVQSPYKLVQMLFEGILKFVAQAKKSMEDGDIEKQVYWINRAIDIFTELMASLDFSENNGSMSAYLQGLYAYQIKLLTEANMECDPSRLDTTLKVAGGLLEAWNEETGLNDESSA, from the coding sequence ATGAACAACGGATATACCGCCTATTCGCAAAATGCGGCGACCGTTCAGTCGCCGTATAAGCTTGTGCAAATGCTTTTTGAAGGCATATTAAAGTTTGTCGCGCAAGCCAAAAAATCGATGGAAGACGGCGATATTGAAAAACAGGTTTATTGGATTAACCGCGCGATCGATATTTTTACGGAGCTTATGGCTTCGCTAGATTTTTCCGAAAACAACGGCAGTATGAGCGCCTATCTGCAAGGCTTATACGCCTATCAGATAAAGTTGCTAACGGAAGCTAATATGGAATGCGATCCGTCGCGGCTGGACACAACGTTAAAAGTAGCCGGAGGGTTGCTTGAGGCGTGGAATGAAGAAACTGGATTAAACGATGAATCAAGCGCGTAA
- a CDS encoding outer membrane lipoprotein-sorting protein gives MRVLALLAVSAAILFADEAYEIMKKVDERDKGDLMSADMRMTLIDGANRVRERVMRQFKKEDGDLTKKAIFFIEPSDVKNTGFLTFDRKSGDDDQWLYMPSLRKTKRIARSDQSGSFMGSDFSYNDLNDRNLDDYTYVLQGEREANGAMCWTIEATPKDAKIIETTGYTKTIALVRKDNFVIVRAVNYESKRGRVKFFDAPKLEQIDGIWQPLELRMSVKQDNVVVHSTILRFENVRFNQKLDDEFFTIRGIERGL, from the coding sequence ATGCGAGTTTTAGCTTTGCTGGCTGTGTCGGCGGCGATCTTGTTCGCCGACGAAGCGTATGAGATTATGAAAAAGGTTGACGAACGCGACAAGGGCGATCTGATGAGCGCCGATATGCGAATGACGTTAATTGACGGCGCAAATCGCGTCCGCGAGCGCGTTATGCGGCAGTTCAAGAAAGAGGACGGCGATCTGACCAAAAAAGCGATATTCTTTATCGAGCCTTCGGATGTGAAAAACACGGGCTTTTTGACCTTTGATCGCAAATCGGGCGACGACGATCAGTGGCTTTATATGCCCTCGTTAAGAAAAACCAAACGGATCGCCAGAAGCGATCAAAGCGGTAGCTTTATGGGATCAGATTTCAGCTATAACGATCTTAATGATCGCAATCTGGACGACTATACCTACGTTTTGCAAGGCGAGCGCGAGGCAAACGGCGCTATGTGCTGGACGATCGAGGCGACGCCAAAGGACGCGAAGATAATCGAAACGACGGGCTATACCAAAACGATCGCGCTAGTTCGCAAAGATAATTTCGTGATCGTCCGCGCCGTCAATTACGAGAGCAAAAGGGGCAGGGTAAAGTTTTTCGACGCGCCTAAGCTAGAGCAAATAGACGGGATTTGGCAACCGCTAGAGCTACGCATGAGCGTAAAGCAGGACAATGTAGTCGTCCATTCAACCATACTGCGCTTTGAAAACGTCCGCTTCAACCAGAAGCTAGACGACGAGTTTTTCACCATTCGGGGTATCGAGCGCGGGTTATGA